Part of the Lotus japonicus ecotype B-129 chromosome 6, LjGifu_v1.2 genome, CAATGGGAATAGAACCCCAGCTATTGGAACCCACGTGATACCAAAACAAACAAGCAAGTAAGCAGTTTGGAAGACTGTAAATACTGCTATTGTCTTGAAAGGTATAGTTTCCACGTAAGTTGCATGGCACTCCTCCAGAACTCTAATTATTTCGCAACAGAAATAAAAAACCGGCAGCAAGTTAGTGAATGTAACttgttaaatatttttaagaGATAAAAGACAGGAAATGGTGTTTAAGACATACTTGTATCGTCTACTTGGAGCAGTGAAAACTAGTAAAATCCGCTCCCAGAACTGGTTGCCGGGTAAGTTTTCGATGGCCATGAAAGCAAAATAGCCCCACAGTACAGAAGTTGGAATCCTTTTTAGCAAAGGCATTGCTGCAACACATCCTCCTACCATCAAAGATTGGAGCAAGTTGCTCACTCGCTGTTCTTTAACCTCGACAGGCAACAAGTCGTCGATTTCCTTCTCAATATCAAATATTGACTCATCAACTGGAGCCTCTATGCTCCCCAAGCTTGATGCCAATTGAATAGTTGACTCTTTCAACTCTTTTAGTCCCTGTCAAAACAAGGTTTCGGCAAGGTTGGATGATAATACTGACAATATCAGAATAaagttcagtttttaaaaccATTAAAACAATGACATAATGGAAGTTTTTTTTGCGCAGGTCCTAGAATAGAGAACTTCCAAACCCAAAGCAGAACTGAGGAATTAAATGTCAGAAAATTCTTATCAACTATGATTTGTCCAGTTTCGAAGAGTAATCATGCATATAGGTGAAAGGGAAAAGGGAGAGTAAAGAAGTTCACAATCCTACATACCTGAGAGGAAGGTTCCTGGTGAGCTAGAGGGCTTTGCATCTGCCAATAAGCATCTTGCATACTTCCATATACTTGTCCCAGGTTTTCTTGCTTTCTCATACAACTTCTAGCTTTTGCAACAAGCTTGTTTCTAAGTAACTGCAAATCACCAAAATACAAAGATGGTAGTTTCAGTATGCATGTCACTATGTATTCTGTTTCCACTTTAACATTCCAGTCTATCAGAGTTCGTAGCAACGGAAGTGCTTTGGCAACATTTATCAGTTTGATAAAGTGAAGCTCTATAGAACTAGAAAACTAATTAATCTACCTGGTGCTTCAATGTAGCTAAACTTTTGGTATGCATTGGAGATTGTGGAATAACACCATTTGATGGGGGAATTCCAATAAGACCACATATTATAACCTGTCAATGTCATAAACCCAACatatcaaaaatcaaaatatttagtTCTTGGGCAGATCAGAACGCTATACCCTGTCTTAAATTGGAAAGGGAAAATAAAGAGCATTAGGCAAAAGGAAAAGAGCCAATGGAATTAAACATAAAGCAAGGAGGATCATGTACCATGAATCCCAAAAGAAGTAAATCATAATGGAAAGAAGGTGGCTTTCTTAAATTGAACTCTTTCTGCTGAGCAAGCTGAGATGCCACACTATGGTCAAAATAATATAGCACAGCAATCATCGTCGCTGGAATAAATGCTCCAATAATATAGAGAACAGGCACATTCAGCATGTCCTGTtaatgattttgaaaattacATGAGAACTTTCCATTGAAGTACTGagattataaaattttaaagagAACTTTAATCACCATATATCCAAACACTGAAATTTTGATCATCATATATCCTAACAATAAATAATTTGGATTTGTTGAGTAGCCATGCCTTTATGACAGTCCAGTTTTCATATGCACCAGGAGACCATGGATTTGGACTGAAGAGGCGCCTAGGGATTCCGTTTGGCGTACTCCCCGCAGGTATATAAGAAACAGCAGTCCATATTAGAACCATCAATGGGACACCATAGTCTGCTATGAAGCCTCGCAGACATCCTGTAATAAGGCGAAAATAAATCTAAGAACAACTGAAACATAATGAAAGGACTTTTCATCAAAAGCTGAGTTAAAAGAACATTTTCAGCTGTTTTGGAGTAAAAGGAAAATCTTTAGTTTTTTCATTTTGCATATTCTATATAAGTACATAATGCTGTACATGTATCACTCTGAAGACCACCGTAAGTGCAATTAAGTTATTACTTATCAGCTTATCGACTTCTGTTAAATACTTCTTTTGTCAACAATCCACAAATACTATAAGGGAAGGAAAATTTTATGCTTTCTTGCTTGTTTCAATGTAAACCTTTACAAAGTCTAACGGGTTTTACCTGATCCATATCGCCAAGACCTTGCTTTTCGGCTTCTCAATGCTGTAAGCAGAAGGCCAAAGGAcagaattaaagcaaacattcCATTTCCAAATCTCCATGAAGATTCAAACTCAGGTAATGTTAGGTCTGATCTCTCAGGTATGCGAAACTCGTGGATGAGTCCCTGTTAAACCCAATCAGAAAGCATCTGTCTCAGTTGAATTAATTTCCATCCAATATTATATCATAAATTATCTTATTTTCCACTTTGTCATGCTAGAGCCACATAATCATTTGTGCTAAAACAAAACTCATGAGTCCATATTATTGTCAGAGAAAACAGAAATATGCCTCTTACTCTAATAGCCTCTTGCATGAAGAGCATTGCGATAAGAAGGCCGAACAATTCCCCTGCTATGCGTGTGAACCTGTTGATGATGGAGCAAGCTCCTAAGATAGCAAGTAGGAACAGCAAGATGGCAGTCCAAATGCATACCCTGCTCATACAATGAATTCACAAGGCAAATAAATTTCTCTGTTTAGGAAAACTACCAACACAAAATAAGAAATATGAAAGCTAACATAAGTCACTAATCACTTAAAATCTGAAAGTGAACAAGCTATACCATGCAGTCCATGCTAGAAAAAGCTTTGAACCCAAATCCGGTCTATTTTTTGCGAAGTTGAACATGAACGTGTACATAATTACGGTTGGTTCTGCCACCCCAAGAATCAGCAAAGGCTGGCCTCCAATAATTGAGTGTATAATTCCACACACAGCAGTAGATGCTAATGTTTGCACTGCAGTGAGTATTCCACCTGAAAAAAAGGTGAACACACAGTACATCAAACTTAAGGTGCACCAAATCACTATATTAGTGTATAAATAAAACTCAAGAAACACAACATATGGGATATTAGTCAATAGGAGTAATTTACCTGTATCTCTTTCCAATTGTTCTCCAAATGAAATAACTGGAATTGCTGATGCAAAAAATATATACGTGGTAGGGGCTAATATCCTACAAAACAGCAGTTTAAGTACCAAGTTAACAttccaatagaaaaaaaaatgtaaaagttaaaataaaacttaccaactgaataaaaagaaaaaaattatatatcttCATTAAAAT contains:
- the LOC130722360 gene encoding probable boron transporter 2 isoform X1, whose amino-acid sequence is MEETFVPFRGIKNDLQQRLMYYKQDWIGGLTAGFRILAPTTYIFFASAIPVISFGEQLERDTGKLLLLTNIPYVVFLEFYLYTNIVIWCTLSLMYCVFTFFSGGILTAVQTLASTAVCGIIHSIIGGQPLLILGVAEPTVIMYTFMFNFAKNRPDLGSKLFLAWTAWVCIWTAILLFLLAILGACSIINRFTRIAGELFGLLIAMLFMQEAIRGLIHEFRIPERSDLTLPEFESSWRFGNGMFALILSFGLLLTALRSRKARSWRYGSGCLRGFIADYGVPLMVLIWTAVSYIPAGSTPNGIPRRLFSPNPWSPGAYENWTVIKDMLNVPVLYIIGAFIPATMIAVLYYFDHSVASQLAQQKEFNLRKPPSFHYDLLLLGFMVIICGLIGIPPSNGVIPQSPMHTKSLATLKHQLLRNKLVAKARSCMRKQENLGQVYGSMQDAYWQMQSPLAHQEPSSQGLKELKESTIQLASSLGSIEAPVDESIFDIEKEIDDLLPVEVKEQRVSNLLQSLMVGGCVAAMPLLKRIPTSVLWGYFAFMAIENLPGNQFWERILLVFTAPSRRYKVLEECHATYVETIPFKTIAVFTVFQTAYLLVCFGITWVPIAGVLFPLMIMLLVPVRQYILPKFFKGAHLQDLDAAEYEEVPALPFELATEGNLSRTASFADDGEILDGMITRSRGEFRRVCSLKVVSSPGTPSKELTGIQSPRFSDKVYSPRVNQLRENHSPRGVGRGPFSPGEAKPSNLRKSG
- the LOC130722360 gene encoding probable boron transporter 2 isoform X2 → MEETFVPFRGIKNDLQQRLMYYKQDWIGGLTAGFRILAPTTYIFFASAIPVISFGEQLERDTGGILTAVQTLASTAVCGIIHSIIGGQPLLILGVAEPTVIMYTFMFNFAKNRPDLGSKLFLAWTAWVCIWTAILLFLLAILGACSIINRFTRIAGELFGLLIAMLFMQEAIRGLIHEFRIPERSDLTLPEFESSWRFGNGMFALILSFGLLLTALRSRKARSWRYGSGCLRGFIADYGVPLMVLIWTAVSYIPAGSTPNGIPRRLFSPNPWSPGAYENWTVIKDMLNVPVLYIIGAFIPATMIAVLYYFDHSVASQLAQQKEFNLRKPPSFHYDLLLLGFMVIICGLIGIPPSNGVIPQSPMHTKSLATLKHQLLRNKLVAKARSCMRKQENLGQVYGSMQDAYWQMQSPLAHQEPSSQGLKELKESTIQLASSLGSIEAPVDESIFDIEKEIDDLLPVEVKEQRVSNLLQSLMVGGCVAAMPLLKRIPTSVLWGYFAFMAIENLPGNQFWERILLVFTAPSRRYKVLEECHATYVETIPFKTIAVFTVFQTAYLLVCFGITWVPIAGVLFPLMIMLLVPVRQYILPKFFKGAHLQDLDAAEYEEVPALPFELATEGNLSRTASFADDGEILDGMITRSRGEFRRVCSLKVVSSPGTPSKELTGIQSPRFSDKVYSPRVNQLRENHSPRGVGRGPFSPGEAKPSNLRKSG